A genomic region of Candidatus Binatus sp. contains the following coding sequences:
- a CDS encoding carboxyl transferase domain-containing protein encodes MTPNSLLIANRGEIAIRIIRAAAEMGIRTVTVFPDDDSASLHTRKADEALRLSGAGAAAYLDGEQIIALAKEAGCDAIHPGYGFLSENAGFARRCATEGITFVGPRAEILELFGDKVQARRLAERCGVPILRGTSGPTSLDEARRFFSSLGDGASMMIKAVAGGGGRGMRAVSRIDEIEKAYKRCQSEARASFGNGDVYVEQLMPRARHIEVQIIGDGSGNVSHLWERECSIQRRNQKIVEIAPSPGLEPALRDRLTAAAVRMAKEVRYDNLGTFEFLVNSDASAKNDEASFAFIEANPRLQVEHTVTEEVTGIDLVKLQIQLAAGRSLAELGMQQADIPKPRGFAMQVRINMESMRADGSAKPAGGTITAFEAPSGPRVRTDSFAYAGYTTSPNFDSLLAKLIAHSHSADFADVVAKTYRALCEFRIEGVPTNIGFLQSLLQHPEFIANRVYTRFVEDNIAALVGGAESGHQRLFFEHKAPAPTAGAEHAGARRAGAKIDASDPLAVLHHGKSGSIAPSPLAASTTAVTSQTHEIKGPENTVAIEAPMQGTIVSVDVSEGDRVHRGQQLFVMEAMKMEHVIGADKSGIVRRITVAKGDAIFEGHPLAFIEEAQVETTDRAAAEEVDLDRVRPDLAEVVERHALGLDAARPDAVARRRKTGQRTTRENIDDLCDPGTFVEYGPLVIAAQRRRRTVEDLIKNTPADGMVAGIGRVNGDLFEESKAQCILMSYDYTVLAGTQGAQNHRKKDRMFEIAQKSRIPVVFFTEGGGGRPGDTDGLGVAGLDCLAFNYWGKLSGLVPLVGINSGRCFAGNAALLGCCDVVIATKGSNIGMGGPAMIEGGGLGIFRPEEVGPMDVQVANGVVDIPVADEAEAVLVAKKYLSYFQGEVRGWECADQRLLRTIIPENRLRIYDVRSVIETLADTGSVLELRRQFGPGMVTALTRIEGRPVGLIANNPVYLAGAIDSNGADKAARFMQLCDAFDIPLVFLCDTPGIMVGPEVEKTALVRHAARMFVTGANISVPFFTIVLRKGYGLGAQAMAGGSFKAPFFTVAWPTGEFGGMGLEGAVKLGYRNELAAVTEPGKRKALFDEMVERMYRHGKAVNTATHFEIDDVIDPFDSRKWIAAGLRSTPPNAPRTGKKRPNVDSW; translated from the coding sequence ATGACTCCGAACAGTCTTCTGATCGCCAACCGCGGTGAGATCGCAATTCGCATCATCCGTGCGGCCGCCGAGATGGGCATCCGCACCGTGACCGTTTTCCCGGACGACGATTCCGCGTCGCTGCACACGCGAAAGGCCGACGAGGCGCTTCGTCTAAGCGGCGCGGGCGCGGCCGCGTACCTCGATGGAGAACAGATTATCGCGCTCGCCAAAGAGGCGGGCTGCGATGCGATCCATCCCGGCTACGGCTTTCTCAGCGAGAACGCCGGCTTTGCGCGGCGATGCGCAACCGAGGGCATCACGTTCGTGGGACCGCGAGCCGAGATACTGGAACTTTTCGGCGACAAGGTGCAGGCGCGGCGGCTGGCCGAGCGATGCGGCGTGCCAATCCTGCGCGGCACCTCGGGGCCGACGAGCCTCGATGAAGCGCGGCGCTTTTTTTCGTCGTTGGGCGACGGCGCTTCGATGATGATCAAAGCGGTGGCAGGCGGCGGCGGCCGCGGCATGCGCGCCGTCTCGCGCATCGATGAAATCGAGAAAGCATACAAACGCTGTCAGTCCGAGGCGCGCGCGTCATTCGGCAACGGCGACGTATACGTCGAGCAGTTGATGCCGCGCGCGCGTCATATAGAAGTGCAGATCATCGGGGATGGATCGGGCAACGTCAGCCACCTCTGGGAACGCGAATGCAGCATCCAGCGCCGCAATCAGAAGATCGTGGAGATAGCGCCGAGCCCGGGACTGGAGCCGGCGCTGCGCGATCGGCTGACGGCGGCCGCGGTGCGGATGGCCAAGGAGGTGCGTTACGACAACCTCGGCACGTTCGAGTTTCTGGTCAATAGCGACGCATCCGCGAAGAATGACGAGGCGAGCTTTGCGTTCATCGAGGCCAACCCGCGGCTCCAAGTCGAGCACACCGTCACCGAAGAGGTGACGGGCATCGATCTGGTCAAGCTGCAAATTCAACTGGCGGCAGGCCGCTCGCTCGCTGAGCTGGGGATGCAACAAGCGGACATTCCCAAACCGCGCGGGTTCGCGATGCAGGTGCGAATCAACATGGAATCGATGCGCGCCGATGGCAGCGCGAAACCGGCGGGCGGGACGATCACCGCGTTCGAGGCGCCGTCGGGACCGCGCGTGCGGACCGATTCGTTCGCCTACGCGGGATACACGACGAGCCCGAACTTCGATTCGCTGCTCGCCAAACTCATTGCGCATTCGCACTCGGCGGATTTCGCCGACGTGGTGGCGAAAACATATCGCGCTCTCTGCGAATTCAGAATCGAGGGTGTGCCGACCAACATTGGATTCCTGCAGAGTTTGTTGCAGCATCCCGAGTTCATCGCGAATCGTGTTTACACGCGCTTCGTCGAGGACAATATCGCGGCGCTGGTTGGCGGTGCAGAATCCGGGCATCAGCGGCTGTTCTTCGAGCATAAAGCGCCGGCTCCCACAGCGGGCGCCGAGCATGCCGGCGCACGGCGCGCAGGAGCAAAGATCGACGCGAGCGATCCGCTGGCAGTGCTCCATCATGGCAAATCCGGGAGCATCGCGCCGTCGCCATTGGCGGCTTCCACCACCGCCGTGACATCACAAACGCACGAGATCAAGGGGCCTGAGAACACGGTCGCGATCGAGGCTCCGATGCAGGGCACGATCGTTTCCGTCGATGTCAGCGAAGGCGACCGGGTACATCGCGGCCAGCAACTGTTCGTCATGGAAGCGATGAAAATGGAGCACGTCATCGGGGCAGATAAGAGCGGGATCGTGCGGCGCATCACGGTGGCCAAGGGCGACGCAATCTTCGAAGGACATCCACTTGCTTTTATCGAGGAGGCCCAAGTCGAAACGACGGATCGCGCCGCGGCGGAAGAGGTGGACCTGGATCGCGTGCGCCCCGATCTTGCGGAAGTGGTCGAGCGTCATGCGCTTGGACTCGACGCCGCGCGGCCCGACGCGGTCGCGCGCCGCCGCAAGACCGGGCAGCGCACCACTCGCGAAAATATCGACGACCTGTGCGACCCGGGTACCTTCGTCGAGTACGGTCCGCTGGTGATCGCGGCGCAGCGGCGGCGGCGCACAGTCGAGGACCTGATCAAGAACACGCCGGCCGATGGAATGGTCGCCGGAATCGGACGCGTCAACGGCGACCTGTTCGAGGAATCCAAAGCGCAATGCATCCTCATGTCATACGATTACACCGTGCTCGCAGGAACGCAGGGGGCACAAAACCATCGCAAGAAAGACAGGATGTTCGAAATCGCGCAGAAGTCGCGCATCCCGGTGGTGTTCTTCACCGAGGGCGGCGGCGGACGTCCCGGCGATACCGATGGGCTTGGCGTGGCGGGACTCGACTGCCTGGCGTTCAACTACTGGGGAAAGTTGAGCGGCCTGGTGCCGCTGGTAGGTATCAACTCGGGCAGGTGCTTCGCCGGCAATGCAGCATTGCTCGGATGCTGCGATGTAGTAATCGCCACCAAGGGATCTAACATCGGGATGGGTGGTCCCGCGATGATCGAAGGCGGCGGACTGGGTATCTTTCGACCGGAAGAAGTAGGACCGATGGACGTGCAAGTGGCTAATGGCGTGGTGGACATTCCGGTCGCCGACGAGGCCGAGGCAGTGCTAGTGGCCAAGAAGTACCTATCGTACTTCCAGGGAGAGGTGCGCGGCTGGGAATGCGCCGACCAGCGTTTGTTGCGCACAATCATTCCCGAGAATCGACTTCGCATCTACGATGTCCGATCGGTCATCGAGACTCTGGCCGATACCGGATCGGTGCTCGAGCTACGTCGGCAGTTCGGCCCCGGGATGGTGACGGCGTTGACCAGGATCGAAGGACGTCCGGTCGGACTGATCGCCAACAACCCGGTTTATCTCGCGGGCGCAATCGACAGCAACGGCGCCGACAAGGCCGCGCGGTTCATGCAGCTTTGCGACGCGTTCGACATTCCGCTGGTGTTCCTGTGCGATACTCCCGGCATCATGGTTGGCCCGGAGGTCGAGAAGACGGCGCTGGTGCGGCATGCGGCGCGGATGTTCGTGACCGGCGCGAACATCAGCGTGCCGTTTTTTACGATCGTGCTGCGCAAGGGCTACGGACTGGGCGCGCAGGCGATGGCGGGCGGCAGCTTCAAGGCGCCATTTTTCACCGTCGCGTGGCCCACCGGAGAGTTCGGCGGCATGGGGCTGGAGGGAGCGGTGAAGCTCGGCTATCGCAACGAACTCGCAGCGGTTACGGAACCCGGAAAGCGCAAAGCACTGTTCGACGAAATGGTGGAGCGGATGTATCGCCACGGGAAAGCGGTGAACACCGCGACGCACTTCGAGATCGATGACGTCATCGATCCGTTCGACTCGCGCAAATGGATCGCTGCGGGTCTGCGCTCGACGCCGCCGAACGCGCCGCGCACCGGCAAGAAGCGGCCCAACGTCGATAGCTGGTGA
- a CDS encoding L,D-transpeptidase family protein — protein MKIHKSALAALIAALCCGAAASVAFAAGSPAATPTPNAAPPASAAAAQGPGDLGALIAAGTLPDLRWPKFTDYRDDAKKFYDSGGNSLGWIQNGNASPQALSMILLFQNASSKGLNPDDYDASRWDARLAKLQPSVPKASDTDLAHIDLALTVCAMRYISALHVGRINPQHFKFGLVVGPAQYDLAELLRTQVLPALDVPAVIAKVEPNYDGYRRAEDALLTYLKMASAGDAPLVPVPQKGVRPGNSFASMAELAARLRQLGDLPSNAGVPADSTVYNGAVVGAVKHFQGRHGLDIDGVLGKGTVTQLNVPLKTRVRQLQLTLERYRWIPPDFPEPPIVVNIPEFRLRTMRRQPANFLTMKVVVGRAMRTQTPVFAEDMKYVIFRPYWLVPLSIQRNELAPKTRRDPDYLADHGFEVVDGSGDVVPSSPASDEVISGLRSGALSARQLPGPKNALGLVKFIFPNQYNVYMHGTPEQELFARSRRDFSHGCIRVEDPVALAAWVLRDKPEWTVDKIRATMNGDTTIQVNLDKPIPVLILYSTAVVEPDGEVRFFDDIYGYDASLARALANGYPYPG, from the coding sequence ATGAAGATTCACAAATCCGCGTTGGCGGCGTTGATCGCAGCACTGTGCTGCGGCGCCGCGGCCAGCGTGGCCTTCGCCGCCGGCTCTCCCGCGGCGACTCCGACGCCCAACGCGGCCCCACCTGCCAGCGCCGCCGCAGCTCAAGGCCCGGGTGATCTCGGCGCTCTGATCGCCGCAGGCACACTGCCAGACTTGCGCTGGCCCAAATTCACTGACTATCGCGACGATGCAAAAAAATTCTACGACTCGGGTGGCAATTCGCTGGGCTGGATCCAAAACGGCAACGCCAGCCCTCAAGCCCTCTCGATGATACTGCTCTTTCAGAATGCTTCTTCGAAGGGCCTCAACCCCGACGACTACGATGCATCGCGATGGGACGCGCGATTGGCCAAGCTCCAACCGTCGGTGCCGAAAGCATCCGACACCGACCTTGCACATATCGATCTGGCGCTGACGGTCTGCGCGATGCGCTACATTTCCGCCCTGCATGTCGGAAGGATCAACCCGCAACACTTCAAGTTCGGCCTGGTCGTTGGACCCGCACAGTATGACTTGGCCGAATTGCTTAGGACGCAAGTTCTTCCGGCGCTGGATGTTCCCGCGGTGATCGCGAAAGTCGAACCGAATTATGATGGTTATCGGCGGGCCGAAGATGCGCTCCTCACCTATTTGAAGATGGCGAGCGCGGGCGATGCTCCGCTCGTGCCTGTACCGCAAAAGGGCGTGCGCCCCGGAAATTCCTTCGCGTCGATGGCTGAGCTGGCCGCGCGATTGCGTCAGCTCGGCGACCTTCCATCCAATGCCGGCGTGCCCGCCGACTCGACTGTTTACAACGGCGCCGTCGTCGGCGCCGTGAAACATTTCCAAGGTCGCCATGGCCTCGATATCGACGGTGTGTTGGGTAAAGGCACGGTGACCCAATTGAACGTGCCGCTCAAAACCCGCGTGCGACAGCTCCAACTCACGCTGGAACGATATCGCTGGATACCGCCGGACTTCCCCGAGCCGCCAATCGTCGTCAACATCCCCGAATTTCGGCTGCGTACGATGCGCCGTCAGCCGGCCAACTTCCTGACGATGAAAGTAGTCGTCGGCAGGGCGATGCGGACGCAGACGCCCGTGTTCGCGGAGGACATGAAGTATGTAATCTTCCGCCCATATTGGCTTGTTCCGCTGTCGATCCAGCGCAACGAGCTGGCGCCAAAGACTCGCCGCGATCCCGATTATCTGGCAGATCATGGATTCGAAGTAGTTGATGGAAGCGGCGACGTTGTCCCTTCATCGCCGGCGTCGGACGAGGTCATCAGCGGACTTCGTTCCGGCGCACTGAGCGCTCGACAACTGCCTGGACCCAAGAATGCACTCGGCCTGGTCAAGTTCATATTCCCCAATCAATACAATGTGTACATGCACGGCACGCCGGAGCAGGAACTGTTCGCGCGTTCTCGCCGCGACTTCAGTCACGGATGCATCCGGGTCGAAGATCCGGTCGCTCTGGCGGCGTGGGTGCTGCGCGACAAACCCGAGTGGACGGTGGACAAAATTCGCGCCACGATGAACGGCGATACCACCATACAAGTGAATCTCGACAAGCCTATTCCGGTACTAATTCTCTATAGTACGGCGGTAGTAGAGCCGGATGGCGAAGTCCGCTTCTTCGATGACATATATGGCTATGATGCGTCGCTGGCCAGGGCGCTCGCGAATGGCTATCCATATCCGGGCTGA
- a CDS encoding sugar kinase: MSGPAVTLGAHILDILGRYVTHIPEGQGSVLLDEIRLAPAGSAAATAVGLAKLGLSVATVGAVGDDALGDVLIRALNGFGVDTSHVIRKPAVQTSASILPIRPNGDRPALHAIGANACFAIDDVPWPLIESAAHLHLGGSDSMRGLGRDGAAQILRRARDSGATTSMDILSEGSPKLLAILKPCLPFVDWFMPNADQACKLTGSHAPEEAARHLLGLGVRGVVLTMGGGGSLLTTAREKLHLAAHDIAVVDTSGCGDAYCAGFIRAIRLGWPPSECMKLGNAAAALVAQGLGSDAGIRDLAETVRFMRDTPLRSS, encoded by the coding sequence ATGAGCGGCCCAGCGGTGACGCTCGGCGCACACATCCTCGACATCCTCGGCCGCTACGTGACTCATATCCCCGAGGGGCAAGGCAGCGTGTTGCTCGACGAGATTCGGCTCGCACCGGCTGGGTCTGCGGCGGCCACGGCAGTTGGCTTGGCGAAATTGGGACTCTCAGTTGCGACGGTGGGCGCCGTCGGCGACGATGCCTTGGGAGACGTGCTTATCCGCGCGTTGAACGGCTTCGGCGTCGATACCAGCCACGTTATTCGCAAGCCCGCCGTCCAGACCTCGGCCAGCATCCTGCCGATAAGGCCAAACGGCGATCGGCCTGCGCTTCATGCGATCGGAGCCAACGCCTGCTTTGCGATCGACGACGTACCATGGCCGTTGATCGAGAGCGCGGCGCATCTGCATCTCGGCGGCAGCGATTCGATGCGCGGACTCGGGCGCGATGGAGCCGCGCAGATACTCCGGCGCGCACGCGACAGCGGCGCGACCACCAGCATGGACATCCTGAGCGAAGGCTCGCCCAAGCTCCTCGCCATCCTGAAGCCGTGCCTGCCATTCGTTGATTGGTTCATGCCCAACGCCGATCAAGCTTGCAAGCTCACGGGATCACACGCACCCGAAGAGGCAGCCCGGCACCTGCTCGGCCTCGGCGTGCGCGGAGTTGTGCTCACGATGGGCGGCGGCGGCAGCCTGCTGACGACCGCGCGCGAGAAGCTGCATCTGGCGGCGCACGATATTGCGGTAGTCGATACGTCGGGATGCGGCGACGCGTATTGCGCCGGCTTCATTCGCGCGATCCGGCTGGGTTGGCCGCCGTCGGAATGCATGAAGCTGGGCAATGCCGCGGCAGCTCTGGTGGCGCAAGGCCTGGGCTCGGACGCCGGCATCCGCGATTTGGCCGAAACCGTCCGCTTCATGCGCGACACTCCCCTGCGTTCGAGCTGA
- a CDS encoding class II aldolase/adducin family protein, producing the protein MGHYDDYKRRVLRISQRLSADGYFGSKSGSGGNVSMLVDGGDAVVVTPSHLRYDVMTVEDVCVVDFDLARIEGARKPSIETPMHVATYKVRADVSAVIHTHQAFASALSVLNQPIPPLFDEVTLAIGNTVDIVPYALSGSRELHDNVARKLANRCHCYIIQNHGALCIGADLDETFTFVELLEKSATIYMQALATGKPVTVLPEKTVAQLHSAMIARQDREIARKQERHVTRMKVVPEAEPSH; encoded by the coding sequence ATGGGACACTACGACGACTATAAGCGGCGAGTCCTGCGCATCAGCCAGCGGCTGTCCGCCGACGGTTACTTCGGATCGAAGTCCGGCAGCGGGGGCAACGTCTCGATGCTCGTCGATGGCGGTGACGCCGTCGTCGTCACGCCGTCGCACCTGCGGTACGACGTGATGACGGTCGAGGACGTCTGCGTCGTGGACTTCGACCTCGCTCGAATCGAGGGCGCGCGCAAACCGTCGATCGAAACTCCGATGCACGTAGCGACATACAAAGTGCGCGCGGACGTGAGCGCCGTCATTCATACCCATCAGGCGTTCGCGAGCGCACTCAGCGTGCTGAACCAGCCGATCCCGCCGCTGTTCGACGAAGTCACGCTGGCGATTGGCAATACCGTCGACATCGTGCCCTACGCCCTGTCAGGCTCGCGCGAACTGCACGACAACGTCGCGCGCAAGCTCGCCAATCGATGCCATTGCTACATAATTCAGAATCACGGCGCGCTTTGCATCGGCGCCGATCTCGACGAGACTTTCACTTTTGTGGAGTTGCTCGAGAAGTCCGCCACCATCTATATGCAAGCGCTGGCGACCGGCAAGCCGGTGACCGTTCTCCCTGAAAAGACCGTCGCGCAGCTTCACTCCGCGATGATCGCGCGCCAGGATCGCGAAATCGCGCGCAAGCAGGAACGCCACGTCACGCGGATGAAAGTCGTCCCCGAAGCGGAGCCGAGTCACTGA